TTTAGTTTCCACAGTAGTGGACGGGAGTCTCTTTGCCCATTCAGTTCATTTCGTAGCTGGTGCCTGTGTTGCCATccagtaaaaaaacaaaaccaaacaaacaaccctgaataaaacaaacaacaacagtgAACagacaaaaacccccaaaccaattCTCTCCAccaacaaaacaccacaaaaacacccccaaaacacCACAGCAAAACCCCCTCCCACAAGCAATGGCAACCACAGAGCCCACAACAACATGAATTTCTCCTGTGAGTAAATAAACTAAATTGCTGGTTCTGCTGTAGTTTAAAAGTATGGCTAATATTGACAAGACAACTTTTGTATACTTGGTATCTAAAAGATTGAATAGTCCTCTTAGAAGTATGGGAAAGTTACATACGTATATGTTGGGGGGAATTCTGTGAAATAGCATTCTAGCCCAAAATGTTCCAGGTCAGAGGGAGGATGTGTTTTGCTTGTATGTCTAGCTTGTAACCACGTGAAGACAACACTTAGGTGTCTGTTATCTAGAGAGTAATGAGAAAAGATAGACAGCATGGGTTGGTTTAGATTTGACCTGCTTCTCTTCTGTTAAAGCAAAATTAGTCCACTAAACCTTCATTTTCCAGATTCCCTTTTAAAAGTTTCTCTAATCTGTCTATGGTATTTGTTTACACACCTGCACCATTGATCTTCTTACCCTTTTCTAGTAGCAAAGGGTGTTGTTGACAAATGAGTGACTGACAGAATAGTAGACAGTCACCTACCTTTATTCCAGGTGAATTATAGCATGGCCCTGCCTGCAAGTCTTATGACTGCATATATGGAAGTTTGGTTACATAAATAGAGTATTGATTATGATGAATGAGTAGTCATTTTTGTGAGAATGGAGATAGTATTCTTACTATCTGAAATGGTGCTTCCTGGTTAAAATTGGATACCAAACAAGTACGGTATAAAAAGACTCTCCAGATTGGTTGTAATATTAGTCTGTTTTTAAAAAACAACATATCTGTCATCCATGTtgactatatatatattttttttccttcagaagagTTATTATAAAGGAATAATTGTCTTCAGGAAATTAGAAATACTATGCATGCTTGTCTAGTGTCTACTATTGTAATATGAAGCCATATTATCGACACATGATAAACTTGAGTTAATTACTCCAGAACTAAACAAAAGACAGTGTGATTTAAGGAGAGTATTTCATGGAGATAATGcagcttttatttcctttatccAATTATTTCTTAAACTACAGTATTACATTAcgaggaatttcttcctttgTTAATCTGTACACAGATTTATAACTAGGGTTGAGCAGAGTTTGGGAACAATGTCTGAAATAATTCTTCTACCAttatattttactttatttgtcTTACACTGCTACCAGGCAGATTTCAATAATGGGAGAGAGTATGAAGTAGTTTCCCTACTTGAGACCTGTTAGCTGAAGAATATTTGAAGGGTAACCTGTAGCAGTATCGGTGTTGTTCTTCAGTGGACTTCTAATTTGAGCATTTGTTTTACTTGATTCCATCATAAGAAATTAACCACAATGTACAGAAATGGATTACCAAGTAATCATTATGCTAATTTGTTCTCtcaaccctttttttttcttaattacaGTGGTTTAACTTGAACTCTCTGTTGATGGGTCCAGAACTAATATCAGATACATATCTTGCACTTTTCTTGGCTCAATTACAACAGGAAGGTAATAGTAACTTGCAGATGTTAAATCTCATTAATTAAAAGTAGGTAATAATAATTATTTATTAGAACATATGTATTCAGATAACTACCCTTAGTTTTATGATTTGAAATAGTGGAATAACCCAAGTCCTTATAAAAAAAGGTAGAGCCTTACATTGTAATAAACTGCACATCATTGTGTTTCATACAGTGTGCATTTTCAGAATGTTTGTGCATGCACCTTAATGCTGTAGACTTATGATTTGTTTTTCTCAGGTTATTCCATATTTGTAGTGAAAGGTGACCTGCCAGAATGTGAGGCTGATCAGCTATTGCAGATGATTCGGGTACAGCAGATGCAGAGACCAAAACTAATTGGAGAAGAGACAGCACAGTCAAGAGATCAGAGGTAAGGTAAAAGATTTCATTTGAATAATGTTCAGTATGACTGCATTCCACGATTAATGCCTACATTGAAACAACCTCCATTTTGGAGTAATTAGAAGTACCTTGAGTGCAATATGCTTACTACTCACTGTTGCATACCATAAAAGCAAGTTGATAGAATATGCCCTTAAAAGGATTCAATTTTTCCACGTTGTATAGTGCAGACTTTTAACTTCAGTATTAGTATATTTTGCCAATTATAGTAAAATGGGTAGCAAATCTTACCAAAGTATATGGTTAGTAGTAATCAATCCATAATTATGCCCAGCTAGTGCCAGAAGAAGCCTATTTAAATAATTCCACTGCATTTAAATCATACAGCATTCCCTTTGAAATAATTTCATTGTAAATGTAGTGCTGCTTTGTTGTGATGCCTAATGCTAATATGAAACATCCTTGAAAGCATATAAGATACTACTTCTACAATAGCATTATCATATTTTTATAGTGATTAAATTGCATACTGATAAAAAGGCTTAAGTGTAATTAATTGATCATTATTTACTCCACTTAGTAAAGGTTAACTGGTGGGAATAAAGGTAAATTGATGGAATAAAAAACAAACTATGTGCAGTAACATGGAAAGTGTGTATAGTTTACAGAGGATCTATTGCTCTAGTATGGATGTCAAAGCTTTGTAAGGAGGCAACATGCAGTAATTTCTGCTGAGGTAACTGTTGAAATAGTGATAGGTTCTAGTACCATCTATTTCCTGCAGGCTTACTATTTTTGAAACTATTAAACAGGTTCTTGTCAAATGTGCATTTTCACAGCTGCAAGGTTTGCTTGGAGCCTCTTTGTGCTTTTTCAAGTAGTAATGAAAATGTTAGTTTATAAGGCATTTTCACGATAGAAGTATTTTTCcaaagtttaaaaaaacccagaatcagcagaaaatatttcctttaaATTTTGCAGTAGAAGTTAATATTTCTGTTGAAAATCTGCCATAAATCTATCTATTCACAGACTACCCAGAAGTGATGTGGACCAGGCAATAGAAATTAACCATCCTTTTGATGGAACAGGCATGTTAGATGAAGATGAAGAGAATTTTCAGAAAGCACTGGCTCTGAGTAGGCAGGAAATTGATATGGAAGATGAAGAAGCTGATCTTCGCAGAGCTATTCAACTCAGCATGCAAGGTGCAGTGCTCATCTAAATTTCTCTTGCATTGTTCATGTTGCTTTAGGCATTAAGTGTCTACTAATATCTGTGTCAGTCAGACACCTTTTCCAGCGTGCATCAGGCTCTCTGTATTTTTTGTAGCTACCTCCATTCTGCTATTTGAAAAATTGTAACTTTCATGGTTTTGTTGATGGTAATATTAAGAAACAAGACTAAATTGTCCAAGAGtggcagaagggaagggaaacagtCCTaaggtgaggaggagaggtAGTATGAAGTGAACTAGGAACTATTCCGTTCAAGTTGGAAGATGTTTTCTTAAGCTATATTTAATTTACTCACTAAATGTTACTGTAATTAGTAGGATATGGCATGTTCTGATTTTAGGTAGCCGTCGAAGTGACTTCCCAGCCTCTGTACCACAGAATGTTCCTCAGTCGCCCCACACCAGTCAGACTGACTCCCTTTCTTCAGAAGAACTGCGAAGGAGAAGACAAGCGTATTTTGAAAAGTAAAGTAGTTGACAGAAACCCACATGCAAAAGTACATGtgtgatttttatttcttttccccccagTGCTTTTGTGGTGCAAGTGGATTTCTGAGGTCCAACTTTATGCTCTTCACCTGTTTTCCTAACAGCACCTGAGCTCTGCTATTCTCAGGTGGTTCCTGAGAAGCAGAGAAATCTGTAAAGAGAGGATCTGTTAGTAATGCAGAATCAGGCATATAAAGACAGAAACAAAATGTGTTATAGAAGTGTTTTTAATTAAATGTTTTAAATGGCTGTAATGATCTTCCTGAAGTAAAATCTTTATTCTCTAAGACTTTGCTTCTGGTAATGATGCTTCTAATGTGCATCACATGAAAGCATTCTTGATCATTTATGTTGCTGTTCTGGAATGTCTTCTTAATGCATAGTTGGGGTGTTGTAGCTTTTCTGTATCTCTGTGATGGAGGAAATAAACATCAGGGAGAACTGCTATGGATGGGAAGCATTAGACTTTGTGTGAGAGAATGAGAATGCTGCATATCTGAATTTGGGGAAATAGTTACGTGGCTTGGAATATAGTGTTGGGAAGATAGGTGTCTAAAGGTTAGAGTGAAATGATTTAAGAGATTTTAGGTGCAGGAGTGTTACTATATCAAACAGCTTCTACTTCTCACTCTTGAACAGACTTGAAACGGGTCCCTACTGATGTTAGTCTTACTGTCTTAAATTTGTAACACTTTCAGGCAGCAacaacagctgcagcagcaagaacAAACCCCTAATGTACGTGATAAGCCAACTGTAAGCTCAGGCACTCCAGAAGCTGATTCAGGTATTGCTTCTTAAACTGATTTCAAACACTGAAATGATGTCTTTTCCACCTTTGCTGTGAACTGTTTCCTGACTTTCCTTGtctgcctccagcagcaatTCAGACTATTACAATTGTTACTGTCTTTGAGAGTGAAGAGCATAAGTATTAGGCCATTTGAGTTCTGGCTTTGCTCTGTCTTCTTTGGCTTGAACAGTACAAAATGTAATCTTTATTTGTGCTCAAAATTTGTTTACTAAACAACTTTTAAAGTTGTATGACAATGTAATAAACTTGACAAAAACTAGTGGAACATAAGGATGTAGGCCTTAGTAGTGCTTGGTATCAATGATTCAAAATTAATGTGCTAGTTCTTCTTGTGGATGGATATCTAGTGCAAAACTATTTTAGAAAACAAGATCAGAACTAGTTTTGAGGGTGGGATGTAGATAGGTAAGTGTGGACAAACGGAACAATGAAAATCTTTAACTAGAGTTCAGAACTAGCTTTGTTCATTTATTGTAATGAAtatgcatttattttctttaggAGGTGACATGAGTGAAGAGGACATGCTTCAAGCAGCAATGAATATGTCTCTGGAATCTGTTAGAAACCACTTAAACACAGAAGAGGAGAAATGACGTAACTTCCTCCCCCTCATTACTGTCAAAACACTAAATCTCCATTAACATTTTACTGTGTGGATGTTGCACAAGCAGGGTTCATTTCAGAATTATGGAAGCGGGGCTGGAGGTCAGAGGTTAGAGGGAATCaacaaatgcaaaaaaaaattgcacTAATTTACAAAACAGTAGCACTCCTACTACAGAACACCTGTTCACAAAAGTTAACTGTATTAAAATTCTCACTCAAACCAAGTTAGACAAGTGTAGCAGCTGTAACTTGCATTTAAAAAACAAGTTTAAATTGTTTTGAAGAATTCTGTGGAAAATAGAGAAGATGCCAAAACCCAGCTTCAACTGATTTTTCTTCAGTACCAAAATGGAAAAAATAGATACAAGTAATAACATGTGCTCGTAAATGACTAAGTTCTTTACAAGGAATCACttaaaatgggaaaaaataattaaattctGTTTATCTTAGATAACTTTTTTGTGATTGTTTATTCTGAGTAACTTAAGATCAACTTTTTCATCTTGCTGTCCACTTTTGAAATGACCCTTTCTCTATGAGAAACACACATATTTATAATTGGCAATTCAGGAGAAAAATCTTCAGTGTGTTGTTGATTATGAAGTTATTCCTGAACCTTTCAGTGACTTACAGCCTTCTAACACTTTCTGGTTTTATTTGCAGTTCCAACAGTAAAACTTTCAGATCTGTGtttaaaatagaattatttttttcactgGTCTATTCAATTTTGGCCTTTTGGtttgttgcttgtttgttttgagcttttttgtttcatttttgttttcttgtactTTTTCCAGTTAAACAACTGTCTTTAAAAGATAGTGCAAATCAGTTGGGTTAAAAAGGTTTTCTGTTCTACCTCTTctgcagtattttttttcttcaagctCAATCCTTCATTCTGGCCTTTCAGTATGAAAGAGCTGCAACTGACTCTAGGagacaggaggaaaggggaTTTTaggtgccataaagtcagtgCCACACTCATAAGGTGCATTCCTGCAATCTGAAATGACCCCTGTGCAagtagggtttttttaagaATGAATATTTGTCTGTGTGGATGTTGAAATGCTTTTTATGAGTGTCTGTCAGAATGTTGCAGCTTTTTCAGGAATGGCCTTTATTCATGCACCTTAAAATTTTTTATCATGCTGTTTCTGACCCTGAGAAAAAATGAGAAACAAAGTATGTGAGATTGCTTTTGCTAGCGGTTGTAAGACATTTGTTTTGAGATACAGAATGAATGTGTACCAGGGTGACCAAACCTGACTTTTGACTTCCATCCAACAGTGGAGATGTTTCATTTTTCTAAATGGTGCTTGAAATACAAATTCTGTTTACATATAAACTATGTGGAAATACATCATAGAGTATGTAAGCTGTAGTCCACTTAATGCATTAACAGTTAGCACAGGCATTCTAAGAATCTTTACAAGATACCCCCAAATGTCTTTATATAAATACTGTCATTGCACAGTAGTTACATTTAATTAGTATGAAATTAATGGTAGCTAGATGGAAATACACATTCAGCATCAAGTAGTACTGTACACTAAAGGGCTCTTACCTCTCAGTAAAGATTTGTTTACAGCAGTGGTTTATAGTTTAGAATATTATGTGATCGGGCtagattctgttttcctttgtgttGAATTTCCGCTAATGTCATCAGAACCACTGGTATGTGTAAAACTATGGATTTTGACATGACAGCACTGCTTTCTAAAAACTGGTTTTAAATTTTAAAGATAATCCTGTTGTGCACATTGTTATTAATATGTATTGTCTCGATTTGATATGGCTAAGAAATGGCTTTGAAAGGCCTTGTGTGTACACCATTTTGAAATGCTCTATTTTTCAGGATATGAATTTCAGCTTTCAGTTAAAAATTTATATGAAACTGAAATTAGGAATCTCTAAAGCATTGAATTATTTCTCTACTTGTTTGTAAATTATCTGCAGCTTTAATTTACCTTCTACTTGTTGTGCCATAAACTGATTCTGAAATAAGACTGATTTCTATAAAAAGGTATAGGCTGTAAATTTGATACCAGTATGTGGACCTTGGTTGGACCTTTTATCCTCTCTTAATATAATAAAAATGTGTTATTTCTATAGCTGTATAGCAGCCCTAGGTTAAAAATTAAGCCCCTTAAATTGCTTTAAGTGTGACCCATGACAAATACATATTCTTGTAATTACAAAAGCATGAGCCTTTGCATTTGAACATTCATGTAATGTTTCAAGTTCATCACCCAAGTGTTTTAATATGTAAGGAACATACAGCAACAGTGCCTGAAAAGAGCAACTGTGTCAGTCATTACAGCATTACAGGGCTAACCATATTCCTTTCTGTGTAGAGACACTGTCACTCTACAAATAGTAATTGAGTTTTCAGAGGAATGTCGAGTTGATAAAGCAAGCATATCTGCCTAGTCAGGCATGTAAAAGGTAGCAATTAAAGCTACATGTGTTAACTGCACCAAAGGAAAAGACTAATACTAACTGCTGacaatacatatttttataacACAGTTCAGAATGTGTGGACTTACCAAGAACCTGTCAATAAAAAGGTGATCTCGTTTTTATGGTGTGCATTCTTTCAGTGATAAATCCTTCTCAGCATGGCTGAACTGTGGTTTTTAAGGCATTTACTAGAGTCTAGTGTTTAGTCCTTATTTGCATTTCAGACATGAAGGGAATGCTTTAGTATTTTACCTGCCATAGTGACCTCCTTCCCCAATTACAGTTCTTCAGAATGTTAAAATACAGGTGGTTTCAACTGTTTTCATCAAGTAGTGTTTTTACTTGTTTAAGAAAAGCAAATAATTTTTAGTACCTTGAGGTGTAtgtttggttgctttgtttcttgaggttcttgtttgttttctttgttttttaaatgtgCTTCCCCCCACCCCGGTATAGCCACTGTGTGAACTGAGGGTCTGAACAGAAAGGAGTGTAGTAGTATTTAAATGCCACTGagcaaaaagaaataaaagtctTTAAAGCATGCACGCACTGatgaaattttatttttttgctaCGTGACACCCAATGTGTACTACACAGTGTAGAGTCAGGATTTTTTAAGGGaggttttttttcatctcttaACTAATAGTTCTGTATTTTAGAAATAATTTTCGTAATTTTTCATCCTGAGACTCTGCTTTCAGCATCACATCTTCAGCTCTGAATTATTATACCATTTTTGTCTCTATTTTGTACATATAAAGCATATAGCACTGAAAAGatttgaagaagaaagaagagttgAAATGCTTTGTCATTGTTTTCACTGGAAAATAGTACTGCTGTTTGATATATTGAAAATGCTCTCCAAATAGCCACAAATATATATGGCTGTATTTGATACcactttttaaaataaatatggCTATAGCTTCTGCTATTTCTCTCTTCACCCAAGTAATGGCCTGTGTGCTTTCCTTTATATGTGGGTTGGACACAGAATCATCTCCTGTGGAAACCTCCTCTTTGAAATCCATGAGTTTTGTACCGGGTGTGTATACGCAGTAGTGGTGGGGTAACTTTCTGTTGCTTTTAACTGGTATTTCATCATCCCCTCCCcctatttttttaatctgataTTCTAAAACGTATAAGAAAATACACCTATTATGAAGAAAGTTGGTGCTGGTTCTAGTTATGCAATTTTAAACGATGTAGCATCTTTTCTAATTGTAAAAACAAGCTCATGCTTCCCGGTTTGCTACCCCAATCCACGTTTGTTTTGTGACAGAATGGGCTGGTTTTATAGCTGTATGTATAGCATATACCAGATGACTTCTGTGTACCTTGTTAACAGTAGACGAAAGCCACTCAGCTAAAAAAATAGGTTctagtttttggttttgttggggttttctttgggggggaggggacagggaagcCCTTTGTGCCATTTTCTTGACGTCTTGCCTTACATGGCATTACAAAATATGGTAAACTCTTACGTATGGCTCAGTGAATCTGCATCCAAAGTAGAAAAGGGGTGGTATTGCAGGAATTTAAGTATTTTGTGTAAAAACACGTGCGAAGACAACGTATGTCTACTCTGGGAGCGATTTGTTAGTAACACCTGAGCCGCGCCGTGCGTTAAGTAGCAACGGTCGGAGTCCTGTTACTCAGAGAGCGCCTCTGGCCCAGGCGGCCGTGGAGTGGCCAGCGCCTCCCCGACCCGTCGTCCGTGTCCCCTTCGCCCAGTGCTGTGGACGGGCTGAGTGCGTGGCCTCACCTACCGCTTCTGACCGCCACCGCTTTGCTGCCTCTTTTGGGCTCGCCCACCTGTGCTTCTGCAAAACCTAAGGTGGATTGGTTTACTTTTCACAGCCGGCGAGACGCCGGccgcagcagctgccagggaagACCCAGCGGCAGCGGCTCACACTCGACTACGCACCGCGGCTGGGTTTTATTCCTGTGACAAAAGGCACCTTTTAAAACCGCGCATTCCCCCCGCCCGgggcctgctgcctgcccgagGAGTAGCCGCGCAGCTCGCACGGACGCCGTCTCGGCTGCCGGGTGCTCGCCGCCCTCACGACCGGCACTGGCGGCCGGCGGCAGCTGCCGGTACTGCCCAATCCCCGGCAGCTCCACCGCTGTCCCGGCAGCCCTCGCTGCCGAGCGTACGTCAGCGCCGCCGCCGGGGCGCTCCAGCCGGTAGCGGCCGCTGTCGATGGTGTTTCGGGAGCTGGTGTCATGGCGACCGTCgaggtggcagaggctgccagagccGGGAGGAGTCGCTGAGCTGGGccgggctgtgctgggggaatgtGCGTGGCGGAGGGGTCGCCGAGAACGGTTTGCTTACTCCGCAGCAGGATTTCTGACCCTCTGTAACGGGGAAAAGGGAGAAGGCCGTCCCCTCACCCGCGGGAGCCGACTGCCAGCGGTGAAGGCCGTCCGGTGCGGGGCTGAACGAGGCCCGAAACCGTCTGAGCGGCGGCGATGGCGTCGTGGTTGGGTGGGCTGGGCTCAGGACTAGGTCAGTCTCTGGGGCAGGTGGGAGGCAGCCTGTCATCGCTCACTGGCcagatctccagcttcactAAGGACATCCTGCTGGAGGGCGCCGAGGAGGTGGGAGGTAAGTGAGGCGCCGGACCGGTCGGCCGGGGCCGAGAGGGGCGGAGGATGCTTGCCGGGCCTGTCTGTGCAGTGCGCGTTTAACTAGGATAGGCCTGGTTTCGTGAGGGaactctcttgcttttgccgcCTGTCTCCTAGGGGTAGGCAGCGGCGGCTACCTGCGTTGCCTGTACCTGCTAGGCGGCCGCGAAAACGTAGAGCCGTCCTGCTAACCCGCGGCTTGTGCCTTTCGAGAGAGTTACCGGCTCTTCGGGCTTTGCTGCCGTGCTTTCGTCCCCTCTGACCTCGGGGTCCGGAGAGTAAACAAACATTCCCAGGCTATAACAGCAAAGGCAAAGCTGTTCTAGGAGGTCTCTGGATTGCATGAAGTGTGCTCATCAGTTATGAAAACATACAAACACTGTTCTTCTGTTCTGTTTACTTAGTTTATCTACAACTCCTTGCGGTAAGCTGCTTTTAGAATAGTTTCGCAAAACCACAGAGCAATAGTGGTACTGaggttttttttgccagtggtGTGATCTAAGTCTGACGTGTCACACAGGCAAAGGTCCAGTGTTCCTGGTGTTTTTGTTAATTTTTATGTCAGTTGAGCACAGAGAAACGG
This genomic interval from Pogoniulus pusillus isolate bPogPus1 chromosome 1, bPogPus1.pri, whole genome shotgun sequence contains the following:
- the ATXN3 gene encoding ataxin-3 isoform X1, whose amino-acid sequence is MVWNSRVYRSFVNWLSKEHNIDAETEEASLQNSSVDRPVCGGSRQQEGSLCAQHCLNNLLQGEYFSPVELSSIAQQLDEEERMRMAEGGVSSEEYRTFLQQPSVNMDDSGFFSIQVISNALKVWGLELILFNSPEYQRLGIDPVNEKSFICNYKEHWFTVRKLGKQWFNLNSLLMGPELISDTYLALFLAQLQQEGYSIFVVKGDLPECEADQLLQMIRVQQMQRPKLIGEETAQSRDQRLPRSDVDQAIEINHPFDGTGMLDEDEENFQKALALSRQEIDMEDEEADLRRAIQLSMQGSRRSDFPASVPQNVPQSPHTSQTDSLSSEELRRRRQAYFEKQQQQLQQQEQTPNVRDKPTVSSGTPEADSGGDMSEEDMLQAAMNMSLESVRNHLNTEEEK
- the ATXN3 gene encoding ataxin-3 isoform X2, whose product is MEFIFHERQEGSLCAQHCLNNLLQGEYFSPVELSSIAQQLDEEERMRMAEGGVSSEEYRTFLQQPSVNMDDSGFFSIQVISNALKVWGLELILFNSPEYQRLGIDPVNEKSFICNYKEHWFTVRKLGKQWFNLNSLLMGPELISDTYLALFLAQLQQEGYSIFVVKGDLPECEADQLLQMIRVQQMQRPKLIGEETAQSRDQRLPRSDVDQAIEINHPFDGTGMLDEDEENFQKALALSRQEIDMEDEEADLRRAIQLSMQGSRRSDFPASVPQNVPQSPHTSQTDSLSSEELRRRRQAYFEKQQQQLQQQEQTPNVRDKPTVSSGTPEADSGGDMSEEDMLQAAMNMSLESVRNHLNTEEEK
- the ATXN3 gene encoding ataxin-3 isoform X3 gives rise to the protein MRMAEGGVSSEEYRTFLQQPSVNMDDSGFFSIQVISNALKVWGLELILFNSPEYQRLGIDPVNEKSFICNYKEHWFTVRKLGKQWFNLNSLLMGPELISDTYLALFLAQLQQEGYSIFVVKGDLPECEADQLLQMIRVQQMQRPKLIGEETAQSRDQRLPRSDVDQAIEINHPFDGTGMLDEDEENFQKALALSRQEIDMEDEEADLRRAIQLSMQGSRRSDFPASVPQNVPQSPHTSQTDSLSSEELRRRRQAYFEKQQQQLQQQEQTPNVRDKPTVSSGTPEADSGGDMSEEDMLQAAMNMSLESVRNHLNTEEEK